One window from the genome of Amycolatopsis sp. NBC_01480 encodes:
- a CDS encoding STAS domain-containing protein, producing MSELTDPATDPPGTLRIGRADRPPAAVLAVSGDVDTCTAPRMTAAVAEVLTEAPPVLVLDLTAVEFLASPGLTALLTIRRGMPAGTELRIVASGRATLRPIQLTGLEPGLPLYRTLEQALAAP from the coding sequence ATGAGCGAGCTGACTGATCCTGCGACCGACCCACCGGGGACGCTCCGCATCGGACGGGCCGACCGGCCCCCGGCGGCCGTACTGGCGGTGAGCGGCGACGTCGACACGTGCACCGCCCCGCGCATGACGGCGGCAGTCGCCGAGGTCCTCACCGAGGCGCCCCCGGTGCTGGTGCTCGATCTGACCGCGGTGGAGTTCCTGGCCTCGCCGGGCTTGACCGCGCTACTGACCATCCGGCGGGGCATGCCGGCCGGCACCGAGCTGCGGATCGTCGCGTCCGGACGCGCGACCCTGCGCCCGATCCAGCTCACCGGGCTGGAGCCGGGCCTGCCGCTCTACCGCACGCTGGAGCAGGCCCTGGCCGCGCCGTGA
- a CDS encoding FAD:protein FMN transferase: MTACASFPALGTTAQVVVTDPGVLDAAAELLRRELGEVDLACSRFRPDSEISRLHRAAGRPVVVGPLLADALEAALRAARLTDGLVDPTVGAAVRELGYDRDFAALPEDSGSARSEAVPAPGWHRVMFDPATATVVLPRRVHLDLGATAKALAADRAAGAIHRTLGCGTLVNLGGDLSVAGAAPIGGWRVGVGDDHVTAADRPETTVTLYGGGLATSGTTRRRWRRAGETVHHIVDPRTGRNPAGRWRTVSVTALSCVDANTAATAAIVLGESAPGWLAARRLPARLVASDGAETLVAGWPRDEPAEPAVA, encoded by the coding sequence GTGACCGCGTGCGCGAGTTTCCCGGCGCTGGGCACGACCGCCCAGGTCGTCGTGACCGACCCGGGTGTGCTCGACGCGGCGGCCGAGCTGCTGCGCCGCGAACTCGGCGAGGTCGATCTCGCCTGCAGCCGGTTTCGGCCTGACTCGGAGATCTCGCGGCTGCACCGCGCCGCCGGGCGGCCGGTCGTGGTCGGCCCCCTGCTCGCGGACGCGCTTGAGGCGGCCCTGCGCGCTGCGCGCCTGACCGATGGCCTGGTCGACCCCACGGTCGGCGCGGCCGTGCGGGAACTGGGGTACGACCGGGACTTCGCCGCCCTGCCCGAGGATTCCGGCAGTGCGCGGTCCGAAGCCGTGCCCGCGCCCGGCTGGCACCGGGTGATGTTCGATCCCGCGACGGCGACCGTGGTCCTGCCGCGGCGGGTCCACCTCGATCTGGGGGCCACGGCGAAGGCGCTGGCCGCGGACCGGGCCGCGGGGGCGATCCACCGGACGCTGGGGTGCGGCACGCTGGTCAACCTCGGTGGCGACCTCAGCGTCGCGGGCGCCGCGCCGATCGGCGGCTGGCGCGTCGGCGTCGGGGACGACCACGTCACGGCCGCCGACCGGCCCGAAACCACGGTGACGCTGTACGGCGGCGGTCTGGCGACGTCGGGCACGACCCGGCGGCGCTGGCGTCGAGCGGGGGAGACGGTGCATCACATCGTGGACCCGCGCACCGGCCGCAACCCCGCCGGCCGCTGGCGGACGGTGAGCGTCACCGCACTGTCCTGTGTGGACGCCAACACCGCCGCCACGGCCGCGATCGTGCTCGGCGAATCCGCGCCGGGCTGGCTGGCCGCCCGGCGGCTCCCCGCCCGGCTGGTGGCGTCCGACGGCGCGGAGACCCTGGTCGCCGGCTGGCCGCGCGATGAGCCCGCCGAACCGGCGGTGGCGTGA
- a CDS encoding ATP-binding protein, translating to MAAPGPGADEAPWIMDLRGTGPAHLARIRGWARSSLTHLAPDHLEDVLMVTEELATNAYVHTDGPSWVRLTALSLPCLVVVEVDDSARLRPQVRRPDETSLRGRGMQLVDSLSDTWGVHENQVGKTVWARLGCGIPERPTCGAPPNS from the coding sequence GTGGCAGCTCCCGGCCCAGGGGCGGACGAAGCGCCCTGGATCATGGACCTGCGGGGTACCGGGCCCGCGCACCTCGCCCGGATCCGCGGCTGGGCGAGATCATCGCTGACCCACCTGGCGCCCGACCACCTCGAGGACGTCCTGATGGTGACCGAAGAGCTCGCCACCAACGCCTACGTGCACACCGACGGACCCAGCTGGGTGCGCCTGACCGCCCTGTCACTGCCGTGCCTGGTGGTGGTCGAGGTCGACGATTCCGCGCGCCTGCGCCCCCAGGTCCGCCGGCCGGACGAGACGAGCCTGCGCGGCCGCGGCATGCAGCTCGTCGACAGCCTCTCCGACACCTGGGGCGTCCACGAAAACCAGGTCGGGAAGACAGTGTGGGCGCGGCTCGGCTGCGGCATCCCGGAGCGGCCCACCTGCGGCGCTCCACCGAATTCCTGA
- a CDS encoding ferric reductase-like transmembrane domain-containing protein codes for MGPALWYFSRATGLVSLGLFTIVMVLGALGAGRFERRGWSRLTLAALHRSLALTSVVFIAIHIVSAVADSYVSLHWIDVVLPFVSSYQPFWVGIGAMAVDLLIAIVVTSLLRTRISFRAWKAVHWLAYLCWPVALVHGIGMAQADSNRGWILTYEVLCVLAVLIAAGARVMTSHPDTEARKLSPLQR; via the coding sequence ATGGGACCGGCGTTGTGGTACTTCAGCCGGGCGACCGGCTTGGTGTCGCTGGGCTTGTTCACGATCGTCATGGTGCTGGGCGCCCTCGGGGCCGGCCGGTTCGAACGCCGCGGCTGGTCCCGGCTGACCCTGGCCGCGCTCCACCGCAGCCTCGCACTGACCAGCGTGGTGTTCATCGCGATCCACATCGTCAGCGCGGTGGCCGACAGTTACGTGTCGCTGCACTGGATCGACGTGGTGCTGCCGTTCGTGTCGTCGTACCAGCCGTTCTGGGTCGGGATCGGCGCGATGGCCGTCGACCTCCTGATCGCCATCGTGGTCACCAGCCTGCTGCGCACCCGGATCTCGTTCCGGGCCTGGAAAGCGGTGCACTGGCTGGCCTACCTCTGCTGGCCGGTCGCGCTGGTGCACGGGATCGGCATGGCCCAGGCCGACTCGAACCGGGGCTGGATCCTGACCTACGAGGTGCTCTGCGTCCTGGCCGTCCTCATCGCCGCCGGCGCGCGGGTGATGACCAGCCATCCCGACACCGAAGCCCGCAAACTCTCCCCACTCCAGAGGTGA
- a CDS encoding ferredoxin translates to MTKSRTLLRIDPIGCRAHGLCAEGLPELIHLDEWGYPVLRGDEVPPSLVAEARRAAAACPTLAMRLRRDPAGQ, encoded by the coding sequence ATGACGAAGTCACGCACGCTGCTGCGGATTGACCCGATCGGGTGCCGGGCCCACGGGTTGTGCGCCGAGGGACTGCCGGAGCTGATCCACCTCGACGAATGGGGCTACCCCGTGCTTCGCGGCGATGAGGTGCCCCCGTCTCTGGTGGCCGAAGCGCGCCGCGCGGCCGCTGCCTGCCCGACCCTGGCGATGCGTCTGCGCAGGGACCCGGCCGGGCAGTGA
- a CDS encoding PP2C family protein-serine/threonine phosphatase produces MTHDVPEPEFRTRLSEITGYEGPAGRAGGIEETLARACAVLGVDTATVLRHEPPSQHLVAIAAAGLEEEVYQGVRVSVGAGFAGTVAARREPVVIDRVDETTVVNSLLWERGLRTMLGVPMLAGAELVGVLHVGSVDQRRFTTTDIEVVRLLADHLAAVLRSETLRQNQAATIALQRSLLPGKLPEIDGLRAAARYVPGAGAGLGGDWYDLFRLPGDRLGIVMGDVSGHGLDAAVIMGRLRSALRAYALDCDDPAEVLGKLDRKANHFEHGVMATVAYGVLDAGHEQLALSLAGHLPPVVVSAGRPAGLVTAPADPPIGLSLGTPRRRTTMVPLAPGTVAAFYTDGLVERRDRPVDEGMRQLTELLRVEDPERACSRVMAAMVGARPSPDDVALVVLLRPAGP; encoded by the coding sequence ATGACGCACGATGTGCCGGAGCCGGAGTTCCGCACCCGGCTGAGCGAGATCACCGGCTACGAGGGGCCGGCCGGGCGGGCCGGCGGAATCGAGGAGACGCTCGCCCGGGCGTGTGCGGTTCTCGGGGTCGACACGGCGACGGTGCTGCGGCACGAACCTCCCTCGCAGCACCTGGTCGCCATCGCCGCGGCCGGTCTCGAGGAGGAGGTCTACCAGGGTGTGCGGGTGTCGGTGGGCGCCGGGTTCGCCGGCACTGTGGCCGCGCGCCGCGAGCCGGTCGTCATCGACCGGGTCGACGAGACGACGGTAGTGAACTCCCTGCTGTGGGAACGCGGCCTGCGCACGATGCTCGGCGTGCCGATGCTCGCCGGCGCCGAGCTGGTCGGTGTCCTGCACGTCGGGTCCGTGGACCAGCGCCGGTTCACCACCACCGACATCGAGGTCGTCCGGTTGCTCGCCGACCACCTGGCGGCCGTCCTGCGATCCGAGACCCTGCGGCAGAACCAGGCAGCGACCATCGCGCTGCAGCGCAGCCTGCTGCCGGGCAAGCTGCCCGAGATCGACGGCCTCCGCGCGGCCGCCCGCTACGTACCGGGTGCCGGCGCGGGACTGGGCGGGGACTGGTACGACCTCTTCCGGCTGCCCGGAGACCGGCTCGGCATCGTGATGGGCGACGTGTCGGGCCACGGCCTGGACGCGGCGGTGATCATGGGCCGCCTCCGCAGCGCCCTGCGCGCCTATGCCCTGGACTGCGACGACCCGGCCGAGGTGCTCGGCAAGCTGGACCGCAAGGCCAATCATTTCGAACACGGCGTGATGGCGACGGTGGCCTACGGCGTGCTCGACGCCGGGCACGAGCAGCTGGCGCTGTCACTGGCCGGGCACCTGCCGCCGGTCGTGGTCTCGGCGGGCCGCCCGGCCGGGCTCGTGACCGCTCCGGCCGACCCGCCGATCGGCCTGAGCCTCGGGACGCCCCGCCGGCGCACCACCATGGTGCCGCTGGCGCCGGGCACCGTCGCTGCGTTCTACACCGACGGCCTCGTCGAGCGCCGGGACCGGCCGGTCGACGAGGGGATGCGGCAGCTCACCGAGCTGCTCCGGGTCGAGGACCCGGAGCGGGCCTGTTCGCGCGTCATGGCCGCGATGGTGGGCGCCCGGCCCTCGCCGGACGACGTCGCGCTGGTGGTGCTCCTGCGCCCGGCCGGGCCGTGA
- a CDS encoding hemerythrin domain-containing protein, which produces MTDITSLILDDHDRFRRAFAELDDLDSPDELARAWAPLATLLDLHAAAEEAVFYPELIQRGADAEDETLDAVGDHNDIRDAVAETRRHPAGSAAWQAAVRQARTANSEHMAEEEDDALADFRRHAGPGLREELGRRFLAFKAEHEDGRGIDTGDVDPERYVAKQEEKAGKDTPQDGSLGIGGLKER; this is translated from the coding sequence ATGACCGACATCACCAGCCTGATCCTCGACGACCACGATCGGTTCCGCCGGGCCTTCGCCGAGCTGGACGACCTGGACTCCCCGGACGAGCTGGCGCGGGCGTGGGCGCCCCTCGCGACACTGCTGGACCTGCACGCCGCGGCCGAGGAAGCCGTCTTCTACCCCGAGCTGATCCAGCGCGGCGCCGACGCGGAGGACGAGACACTCGACGCCGTCGGCGACCACAACGACATCCGCGACGCGGTCGCTGAAACCAGGCGGCACCCGGCCGGCAGCGCGGCCTGGCAGGCCGCGGTACGCCAGGCCCGCACGGCCAACAGCGAGCACATGGCCGAAGAGGAGGACGACGCGCTCGCCGACTTCCGCCGGCACGCCGGCCCGGGGCTGCGCGAAGAGCTCGGCCGCAGGTTCCTCGCGTTCAAGGCCGAGCACGAGGACGGCCGCGGCATCGACACCGGCGACGTCGACCCGGAGCGCTACGTCGCCAAGCAGGAGGAAAAGGCCGGCAAGGACACCCCGCAAGACGGTTCGCTCGGCATCGGCGGACTGAAGGAGCGGTGA
- a CDS encoding DoxX family protein produces the protein MNRLDHARGHALGLFRIVLGFLFACHGVKTLFGLLGAHAPAVVGAWPGWWAAVIQLVGGTLVLLGVGTRVAALISSGSMAFAYFSVHVLQGIWPITNGGEASVLFCWAFLLIAFTGPGRFALGSVFSSSRATAQQAAAASQA, from the coding sequence ATGAACCGGCTCGATCATGCCCGCGGCCATGCGCTCGGGCTGTTCCGTATCGTCCTGGGTTTTCTGTTCGCCTGTCACGGTGTGAAGACGCTCTTCGGGCTGCTGGGCGCGCACGCGCCGGCGGTGGTCGGGGCCTGGCCTGGCTGGTGGGCCGCGGTCATCCAGCTGGTCGGGGGCACACTGGTGCTGCTGGGCGTCGGCACACGGGTCGCGGCGTTGATCAGTTCGGGGTCCATGGCGTTCGCCTATTTCAGCGTGCACGTGCTCCAGGGGATCTGGCCGATCACCAACGGGGGCGAGGCGTCGGTGCTGTTTTGCTGGGCGTTCCTGCTGATCGCGTTCACCGGGCCGGGCCGGTTCGCGCTGGGCTCGGTTTTCTCCTCTTCGCGCGCGACCGCCCAGCAGGCGGCGGCCGCGTCCCAGGCCTGA
- a CDS encoding NADH-ubiquinone oxidoreductase-F iron-sulfur binding region domain-containing protein, which yields MTTFTPMARALPARRLGLAGHEQAHGVLPLAAFDGREGRRRLIAEVTAAGLRGRGGGGFPTARKLAAVRGRRPIVVANGCEGDPLSSKDRTLLGLAPHLVLDGIQLAAHAVAATEAVLCLHEGSRARASVEGALAERRADPVPVRIVDVPPRYVASEESALVHYLTTGDARPTGKEPRPAERGVDRRPTLVDNVDTLAQLALIARQGAGTYRRTRMDLVTINGAVRQAGVLEVPPETTAAELIGYAGGPARPVQAVLMGGYGGTWLPWTAATAAGPAVGAAPGIASMHVLPASACGLAFTAKVLTHLADESARQCGPCMFGLPAIAADLTGLVAGDRHTLGRLERRLPLVTGRGACAHPDGAVRLAASALRVFGQDVTAHLRERRCTAHYGGSR from the coding sequence ATGACCACGTTCACCCCGATGGCGCGCGCCCTGCCGGCCCGCCGGCTCGGCCTCGCCGGTCACGAACAGGCCCACGGTGTGCTGCCCCTGGCCGCGTTCGACGGCCGGGAGGGCCGCCGCCGGCTCATCGCCGAAGTCACCGCGGCCGGCCTGCGCGGACGCGGCGGCGGCGGCTTCCCGACCGCCCGCAAACTGGCGGCCGTGCGCGGCCGGAGGCCGATCGTCGTCGCCAACGGCTGTGAAGGCGATCCGTTGAGCAGCAAGGACCGGACCCTGCTCGGGCTCGCCCCGCACCTGGTGCTCGACGGCATCCAGCTGGCCGCGCACGCGGTCGCCGCCACGGAGGCCGTTTTGTGCCTGCACGAGGGCAGCCGCGCCCGGGCGAGTGTCGAGGGCGCGCTCGCGGAGCGCCGCGCGGACCCGGTGCCGGTCCGGATCGTCGACGTGCCGCCGCGTTACGTCGCGAGCGAGGAGTCCGCGCTCGTGCACTACCTGACCACCGGCGACGCCCGCCCCACGGGCAAGGAGCCCCGGCCCGCCGAACGCGGCGTCGACCGCCGGCCGACGCTCGTGGACAACGTCGACACCCTGGCCCAGCTCGCGCTGATCGCCAGGCAGGGGGCCGGCACCTACCGCCGGACCCGGATGGACCTGGTGACGATCAACGGGGCGGTGCGCCAGGCCGGCGTCCTCGAGGTTCCGCCGGAGACCACCGCCGCCGAGCTGATCGGCTACGCGGGCGGGCCGGCGCGGCCGGTCCAGGCCGTGCTGATGGGCGGCTACGGCGGGACGTGGCTCCCGTGGACCGCCGCCACCGCGGCGGGGCCCGCGGTCGGCGCGGCGCCGGGGATCGCCTCGATGCACGTGCTGCCGGCCTCGGCCTGCGGGCTCGCCTTCACCGCGAAAGTGCTGACCCATCTCGCCGACGAATCCGCGCGCCAGTGCGGTCCGTGCATGTTCGGGCTGCCCGCCATCGCGGCGGACCTCACCGGCCTGGTGGCCGGGGACCGGCACACGCTCGGCCGCCTGGAGCGGCGGCTGCCGTTGGTCACCGGCCGGGGCGCGTGCGCCCATCCCGACGGCGCGGTCCGGCTCGCGGCCAGCGCGTTGCGGGTGTTCGGCCAGGACGTCACCGCGCACCTGCGGGAGCGCCGGTGCACCGCGCACTACGGGGGTTCCCGATGA
- a CDS encoding sensor histidine kinase: MRSADETSLRRTAFRVGAQTTLAVAITVLVLGAISVLMVLRSQKSVDDDAISAALANADDVVDPPAGTWLLILHQGGVTVSPGLPPGAADEPQLSRSAAGGTSVTEDRSVKGREYRVRTDPRPGGGAAQVVLDLTRDHVQRTKLIEALMLVGAAGLLPAAGIGVWLGRRAVVPMAGVLVRQRRFVADAGHELRTPVTLLSTRAQLIQRALRTGTDVTDDVDKLVRDADHLAAILDDLLIAADPREKAAPEPVDLADVAARVTDAASAEAQAHRIRITVHSGGPTEVRGSGTSLSRAVTALVDNAVRHARSEVVLTVSTTRRRAELDISDDGPGIDPDILPSLFDRFATAPADRQTGVRRRYGLGLALVSEIAARHGGSITATNTGHGARFRLSLPAAPERSPDSGSS, from the coding sequence GTGAGGTCCGCTGACGAAACCTCGTTGCGCCGCACCGCTTTCCGGGTGGGCGCGCAGACCACCCTGGCTGTCGCCATCACCGTGCTCGTCCTCGGCGCCATCTCCGTGCTGATGGTGCTGCGCAGCCAGAAGTCCGTGGACGACGACGCGATCTCCGCCGCGCTGGCCAACGCCGACGACGTCGTCGATCCGCCGGCCGGGACCTGGCTGCTGATCCTGCACCAGGGCGGCGTGACGGTGAGCCCGGGCCTGCCGCCGGGCGCAGCCGACGAGCCGCAGCTCAGCCGGAGCGCCGCCGGCGGGACCTCGGTGACCGAGGACCGGTCGGTGAAAGGCCGCGAGTACCGCGTGCGCACGGATCCGCGCCCCGGCGGCGGCGCGGCCCAGGTCGTCCTGGATCTCACCCGGGACCACGTCCAGCGCACCAAACTCATCGAGGCCCTCATGCTCGTCGGCGCGGCGGGCCTGCTGCCCGCCGCCGGCATCGGCGTCTGGCTCGGCCGCCGGGCGGTGGTGCCGATGGCCGGCGTGCTGGTCCGCCAGCGCCGTTTCGTCGCCGACGCCGGGCACGAGCTGCGCACCCCGGTCACCCTGCTGAGCACCAGGGCCCAGCTGATCCAGCGAGCCCTGCGCACCGGCACCGACGTCACCGACGACGTGGACAAACTCGTCCGGGACGCCGACCACCTCGCCGCCATCCTCGACGACCTGCTCATCGCCGCCGACCCACGCGAGAAAGCCGCACCCGAACCTGTCGACCTGGCCGACGTCGCAGCTCGGGTGACGGACGCCGCGAGCGCCGAAGCCCAGGCCCACCGGATCCGGATCACCGTCCATTCGGGCGGCCCCACCGAGGTACGCGGCTCCGGCACCAGCCTGAGCCGGGCGGTCACCGCGCTGGTGGACAACGCCGTCCGCCACGCGCGCAGCGAGGTGGTGCTCACGGTGAGCACCACCCGGCGCCGCGCGGAACTCGACATCTCCGACGACGGGCCCGGCATCGACCCGGACATCCTGCCCAGCCTCTTCGACCGCTTCGCCACCGCTCCGGCCGATCGCCAGACCGGCGTCCGCCGCCGGTACGGGCTCGGCCTCGCCCTGGTCAGCGAGATCGCCGCCCGGCACGGCGGGTCCATCACCGCCACCAACACCGGCCACGGCGCCCGGTTCCGGCTGAGCCTGCCGGCGGCTCCGGAAAGGTCCCCGGATTCCGGATCGTCCTGA
- a CDS encoding sigma-70 family RNA polymerase sigma factor translates to MDELTRLAVAARHGDPQAMGAFIAAGQRQVRSLCAYLVDEVSADDLAQETYLRVFRALPAFRQESSARTWLLAIARRVCMDELRLRTRRRRQETLVAGPADAEPDRSRDTDQVEVREVLGHLPPARRDAFVLTQMLGLSYEDAARICECPVGTIRSRVARARVDLIEALGLVAGADGRHSARTASRIRPDGRQ, encoded by the coding sequence ATGGACGAGCTGACCCGCCTCGCGGTCGCCGCGCGCCACGGCGACCCGCAGGCGATGGGCGCCTTCATCGCGGCCGGGCAACGGCAGGTGCGATCGTTGTGCGCGTACCTGGTGGACGAGGTCTCCGCGGACGATCTGGCCCAGGAGACCTATCTGCGGGTCTTCCGCGCGTTGCCGGCCTTCCGGCAGGAGTCCTCCGCCCGCACCTGGCTGCTGGCCATCGCGCGGCGCGTGTGCATGGACGAGCTGCGGCTGCGGACCCGCCGCCGCCGGCAGGAGACACTGGTGGCCGGGCCCGCGGACGCCGAGCCGGACCGGTCCCGGGACACCGACCAGGTCGAGGTCCGGGAAGTGCTCGGCCACCTGCCGCCGGCCCGCCGGGACGCTTTTGTGCTCACCCAGATGCTCGGGCTGTCCTATGAGGACGCCGCGCGGATCTGCGAGTGCCCGGTCGGCACCATCCGCTCCCGGGTGGCCAGGGCCCGCGTGGATCTCATCGAAGCCCTCGGCCTGGTAGCGGGCGCAGACGGAAGGCACAGCGCACGAACCGCGTCGAGGATCCGACCGGACGGCAGGCAATGA
- a CDS encoding FAD:protein FMN transferase, with protein MNPRAGSRRFRAIGTTAEIVVTDPSRMDIAERVLREELCAIDEACSRFRADSEISRLHERAGAAAGISPLLTEALSVALRAADLTGGLVDPTVGRAVRDLGYDRDFDRLDRDGTAPAVPPAPVPGWWRIRLDAERHEVVLPRGVLLDLGATAKAWAADRAAARAADATGCGVLVGLGGDIAVAGRSPRHGWGISVGDDHARTDPECDPAVAISCGGLATSSTTCRAWQRAGRAVHHIVDPRTGDIPERVWRTVSVTAATCVDANSATTAAIVLGHQAIDWLTEHRLPARLVSVDGRVRTVAGWPAD; from the coding sequence GTGAACCCCCGTGCCGGGTCCAGGAGGTTCCGGGCGATCGGGACGACCGCCGAGATCGTGGTCACCGATCCGTCCCGAATGGACATCGCCGAGCGCGTCCTGCGCGAGGAACTGTGCGCGATCGACGAGGCCTGCAGCCGGTTCCGGGCCGACTCGGAGATTTCGCGGCTCCACGAGCGGGCCGGTGCCGCGGCCGGGATCAGCCCGCTGCTGACCGAGGCGCTGTCCGTGGCGTTGCGTGCCGCGGACCTGACCGGCGGCCTCGTCGACCCCACGGTCGGCCGGGCGGTCCGGGACCTCGGTTATGACCGGGACTTCGACCGGCTGGACCGGGACGGCACGGCCCCGGCCGTGCCCCCGGCGCCGGTGCCGGGCTGGTGGCGGATCCGGCTGGACGCCGAACGGCACGAGGTCGTGCTGCCCCGCGGCGTGCTGCTGGATCTCGGCGCCACGGCCAAGGCCTGGGCGGCCGACCGTGCCGCGGCCCGTGCCGCGGACGCCACCGGCTGCGGCGTGCTGGTCGGCCTCGGCGGGGATATCGCCGTCGCGGGCCGATCCCCGAGGCACGGCTGGGGAATCTCCGTCGGCGATGACCACGCCCGCACCGATCCCGAGTGTGATCCGGCTGTCGCCATCAGCTGCGGCGGGCTCGCCACCTCGAGCACCACCTGCCGCGCCTGGCAGCGAGCCGGCCGGGCGGTGCACCACATCGTCGATCCCCGCACGGGAGACATCCCCGAGCGGGTGTGGCGCACCGTCAGTGTCACGGCGGCCACCTGCGTCGATGCCAACAGCGCGACCACCGCGGCGATCGTGCTCGGCCACCAGGCGATCGACTGGCTCACCGAGCACCGCCTGCCGGCCCGGCTGGTCTCGGTGGACGGCCGGGTGCGCACCGTCGCGGGCTGGCCCGCGGACTGA
- a CDS encoding DoxX family protein has protein sequence MSAVTTTATSGAAGTLSGTDGRRLRGAAAVRIGYGVVWAIDASFKWLPGFIHGQTLDKELGKASKIDVPVLHQWLQLWHSVAGVNPGLFAVGTAVVETLIALGLIFGVFSNLVFLGSAVFSFGIWSTAEAFHLPWNTPGITDLGPSVAYIFASLALFCAAAGSVWSLDRRLRPKLGRLSWLAGSTVE, from the coding sequence GTGAGTGCTGTGACCACTACGGCCACCTCGGGTGCTGCCGGAACCCTGTCCGGGACGGATGGGCGGCGGCTGCGCGGGGCGGCTGCGGTCCGGATCGGCTACGGCGTCGTGTGGGCGATCGATGCGAGTTTCAAGTGGCTTCCCGGGTTCATCCATGGTCAGACGCTGGACAAGGAGCTGGGCAAGGCGAGCAAGATCGACGTGCCGGTGCTGCACCAGTGGCTTCAGCTGTGGCATTCGGTGGCTGGGGTGAATCCCGGTTTGTTCGCGGTCGGCACGGCTGTGGTCGAGACGCTGATCGCGCTCGGGCTGATCTTCGGTGTGTTCTCCAATCTCGTTTTCCTTGGCAGCGCGGTGTTCTCGTTCGGGATCTGGTCGACCGCGGAGGCTTTCCACCTGCCGTGGAACACGCCGGGAATCACTGACCTCGGTCCGTCGGTGGCGTACATTTTTGCTTCTCTCGCGTTGTTCTGCGCGGCCGCGGGATCGGTGTGGAGTCTCGACCGGCGGCTTCGGCCGAAGCTGGGCCGCCTGTCGTGGCTGGCCGGCTCGACCGTGGAGTAG
- a CDS encoding response regulator transcription factor has product MDGDAVPARLLLVEDERELSDMLTRLLAAEGYVVDVAADGQRGLHYGLTRAYDVVVLDRGLPAIEGLDLLARWRSRGMTAPVLVLSALGNPTDRVAGLDAGAEDYLAKPFHLEELFARLRSLRRRHLDTARVLPLPGGSLDIDSRLATIDDRPVSLSERECALLATLAARPAQVFTRSDLQALVFDDAGPEVVETYVHYLRRKLGSGVVLTVRGRGYQLGVAR; this is encoded by the coding sequence ATGGACGGCGACGCGGTACCGGCCAGGCTGCTGCTGGTCGAGGACGAACGCGAGCTGAGCGACATGCTCACGAGACTGCTGGCCGCCGAAGGCTACGTGGTCGACGTCGCCGCGGACGGGCAGCGCGGCCTGCACTACGGGCTCACCCGCGCCTACGACGTCGTCGTCCTCGACCGCGGCCTGCCCGCCATCGAGGGCCTCGACCTGCTCGCCCGGTGGCGAAGCCGCGGGATGACCGCCCCGGTGCTGGTGCTGTCCGCGCTGGGCAACCCCACCGACCGGGTCGCGGGCCTCGACGCGGGCGCGGAGGACTACCTCGCCAAGCCGTTTCATCTCGAGGAGCTGTTCGCGCGCCTGCGATCGCTGCGGCGCAGGCACCTCGACACGGCCCGGGTGCTGCCGCTGCCCGGCGGCTCCCTGGACATCGACAGCAGGCTGGCCACCATCGACGACCGCCCGGTCTCCTTGTCCGAGCGGGAATGCGCGCTGCTGGCCACCCTGGCCGCGCGGCCGGCCCAGGTGTTCACCCGGAGTGATCTGCAGGCGCTCGTGTTCGACGACGCCGGTCCGGAAGTGGTCGAGACCTACGTGCACTACCTGCGGCGCAAGCTCGGCTCCGGCGTTGTCCTGACCGTGCGCGGCCGCGGGTACCAGCTCGGCGTCGCCAGGTGA